A stretch of the TM7 phylum sp. oral taxon 349 genome encodes the following:
- the aspS gene encoding aspartate--tRNA ligase translates to MKRTLTLNSTQAIGKRVTVAGWVHSRRDHGGLIFIDLRDHTGLLQLVFNPDQPQAFALAEELRDEFVISASGMVRERDEQLHNDKILTGNVELVVDELRILNRAETLPIQPFADDNQAGEELRLKYRFLDLRRNKVQTMLKKRAEMYRLIHQYMDEREFLEVQTPILANSSPEGARDFLIPSRLHEGKFYALPQAPQQFKQLLMVGGVSRYYQLAACFRDEDPRADRLYGEFYQLDCEMSFVEDGEEVRREVEPLIKQLVADFAGKKLLGRGIPRIPYAEAMERYGSDKPDLRFGMELVDLTSVFSRTEFGVFKNAECIKAICVSGGANLSRKQIDTFTAIAKSEGAGGLAYITVERLPDLGLNSVDPVSAMSGLKSPILKFFSSEEVMGVLEATGAQSGDAIFFGADTRVTVNAVLGRLRNEFATHFNLKDPNVVALAWIVDFPFYEWDDARKKLDFGHNPFSMPRGGEAALDAATTDKQRLEVVADQFDMVMNGYEICSGGVRNHNPAVLYKAFENLGYNRAYVDAKFGAMINAFKYGAPPHAGCAFGVDRILMELLNEENVREVLAFPKNGSGLDVMMSSPSAVEPGQLRELGL, encoded by the coding sequence ATGAAACGAACGCTTACTCTTAATTCTACTCAAGCAATCGGTAAACGTGTGACGGTTGCTGGCTGGGTGCATTCGCGACGCGATCATGGCGGGCTAATTTTTATTGACTTACGCGATCATACGGGGTTGCTGCAGCTAGTGTTTAATCCTGATCAGCCACAGGCGTTTGCGCTGGCGGAAGAACTGCGTGATGAATTTGTAATTTCTGCAAGCGGTATGGTGCGTGAACGCGACGAACAATTGCATAATGATAAAATTCTAACAGGGAACGTTGAGTTAGTTGTCGATGAGCTGAGGATTTTGAATCGCGCGGAGACATTACCGATTCAACCGTTTGCTGACGATAACCAAGCCGGAGAAGAATTGCGTTTAAAGTATCGTTTTCTTGATTTGCGTCGCAACAAAGTTCAGACGATGCTAAAAAAACGAGCTGAGATGTACAGGCTAATTCACCAGTACATGGACGAACGCGAATTTCTGGAAGTACAAACGCCGATTTTGGCAAATTCTAGCCCTGAAGGTGCGCGCGATTTTTTGATTCCATCGCGTCTGCATGAAGGTAAGTTTTACGCTTTGCCACAAGCACCGCAGCAATTCAAGCAATTACTAATGGTTGGTGGTGTGTCGCGCTATTACCAATTAGCAGCATGTTTTCGCGACGAGGATCCGCGAGCCGATCGCTTGTACGGTGAATTTTATCAACTGGACTGCGAAATGAGTTTTGTTGAAGATGGCGAAGAAGTTCGGCGGGAAGTCGAGCCGCTAATCAAGCAGCTGGTGGCCGATTTTGCCGGCAAAAAACTGCTGGGTCGGGGTATTCCGCGTATTCCGTACGCAGAGGCAATGGAGCGCTACGGTTCTGACAAGCCGGATCTGCGCTTCGGCATGGAATTGGTTGACCTGACAAGCGTATTTAGTAGGACTGAATTTGGCGTATTTAAGAATGCTGAGTGTATTAAAGCGATTTGCGTGTCGGGCGGCGCGAACTTGAGTCGCAAACAGATTGATACGTTTACTGCGATCGCGAAGAGCGAGGGTGCGGGTGGTTTGGCATACATTACTGTTGAGCGGTTGCCAGACTTAGGCCTTAATTCTGTTGATCCGGTTAGTGCTATGAGCGGACTGAAGTCGCCAATCCTCAAGTTTTTCTCGTCTGAGGAAGTCATGGGCGTACTTGAAGCGACTGGTGCGCAGTCGGGTGACGCTATCTTCTTCGGCGCTGATACCCGCGTTACTGTTAACGCTGTCCTTGGTCGCTTGCGTAATGAATTTGCCACGCACTTTAATTTGAAAGATCCGAATGTTGTTGCGCTCGCCTGGATTGTTGATTTTCCGTTCTACGAGTGGGATGATGCTCGTAAGAAACTTGATTTTGGGCACAATCCGTTCAGTATGCCGCGTGGCGGTGAAGCAGCATTGGATGCGGCGACAACTGATAAGCAGCGCTTGGAGGTAGTCGCTGATCAGTTTGATATGGTAATGAACGGCTACGAAATTTGCTCAGGTGGCGTGCGCAATCACAATCCGGCAGTGCTTTACAAAGCGTTTGAGAATCTAGGCTATAATCGCGCCTATGTTGATGCTAAGTTTGGCGCAATGATTAATGCCTTTAAATATGGCGCTCCGCCACATGCTGGCTGTGCTTTCGGTGTTGACCGCATTCTAATGGAGCTGCTGAATGAAGAAAATGTTCGCGAAGTGCTTGCTTTTCCTAAAAATGGTTCGGGGCTAGATGTGATGATGAGCTCGCCAAGTGCAGTGGAGCCGGGGCAACTGCGCGAATTGGGACTATAG
- a CDS encoding A/G-specific adenine glycosylase, translating to MDFQQLVQQKGKQLYRSMPWRERPTFYYVLVSEIMLQQTQVGRVLAKFTEFTRTFPTIDSLAATDLSRVLAAWQGLGYNRRAKYLHQAAQAVAVNGTPNTQIKLMKLPGVGANTAAAILNYAYEIPTPFVETNIRTVYFHHFFANETRVSDQDVLVKVAETIDAARPREWFWALMDYGAELKHQGHGRLSQSKHYTKQSLLDGSIRQMRGEIIRRYVRGQSIAQIARELSGDSRFAAALRGVQNDGLISEE from the coding sequence ATGGATTTCCAACAACTTGTCCAGCAAAAAGGGAAACAACTCTACCGTTCCATGCCTTGGCGTGAGCGACCGACATTCTACTACGTGCTTGTCAGCGAGATTATGCTGCAACAAACCCAGGTGGGGCGCGTGCTCGCGAAATTTACTGAGTTTACGCGAACATTTCCGACTATTGATTCGCTTGCGGCGACAGACTTATCGCGCGTGCTGGCGGCGTGGCAAGGGTTAGGCTATAATCGCCGGGCAAAGTATTTGCACCAAGCAGCGCAAGCAGTGGCGGTGAATGGCACGCCGAATACGCAAATCAAACTTATGAAACTGCCGGGTGTCGGCGCAAATACGGCTGCGGCTATCCTGAATTATGCGTACGAAATTCCGACGCCGTTCGTCGAGACGAATATTCGCACGGTATACTTTCATCATTTTTTTGCTAATGAAACGCGTGTGAGCGATCAAGACGTTCTTGTAAAAGTCGCTGAAACAATAGACGCCGCCCGACCACGTGAATGGTTTTGGGCTCTGATGGACTATGGTGCGGAGCTCAAGCATCAGGGTCATGGGAGACTAAGTCAGAGCAAGCATTATACTAAGCAGTCATTGCTTGACGGCAGTATCCGTCAAATGCGCGGCGAGATCATTCGCCGTTACGTGCGTGGGCAATCAATTGCGCAGATAGCGCGTGAATTAAGTGGTGACTCACGTTTTGCAGCAGCATTACGCGGGGTGCAAAATGATGGGTTAATCAGTGAGGAATAA
- the trmB gene encoding tRNA (guanosine(46)-N7)-methyltransferase TrmB encodes MSQLLNPNDFIITRKRKKYRFALFANSSLCFELSEWAPRAVDVLEIGAGTGLFSVELAARHPEQTFVALDVKGDRLQKGAYQAEARGLRNVFFVRARADQLAKLVATRSLRTIWLTFPDPFPRQRSAGRRLTHTHFLHIYAELLCSDGELLLKHDSLDFFCWSLEQLVAAQWRVQKLSFDLHESNLYDEYKIKTTYEQRWLDEGRKTNFVCAKSPVK; translated from the coding sequence ATGAGTCAATTGCTCAACCCGAATGATTTTATCATCACTCGTAAGCGCAAAAAATACCGCTTTGCGCTATTTGCGAACTCGTCGCTTTGTTTTGAGCTTAGCGAGTGGGCGCCGCGTGCTGTTGATGTGCTAGAAATCGGCGCAGGAACAGGGCTGTTTAGCGTTGAGTTAGCGGCGCGCCATCCCGAGCAGACATTTGTCGCACTTGATGTTAAGGGCGATCGGTTGCAAAAGGGTGCATACCAGGCGGAGGCGCGTGGACTTAGGAACGTGTTTTTCGTGCGGGCGCGGGCAGATCAGTTAGCTAAACTCGTTGCTACGCGATCGCTCCGCACAATCTGGCTAACGTTTCCTGATCCGTTTCCGCGCCAGCGTTCAGCGGGTCGCCGGCTCACGCACACGCATTTTTTGCATATCTATGCTGAGTTGTTGTGTTCTGATGGCGAATTACTACTTAAACATGATAGCCTTGATTTTTTCTGCTGGAGTCTAGAGCAACTTGTTGCGGCGCAGTGGCGTGTTCAGAAACTATCGTTTGATCTGCACGAATCAAACCTGTATGATGAATATAAGATCAAGACTACCTACGAGCAACGTTGGTTGGATGAAGGGCGAAAAACGAATTTTGTCTGCGCGAAATCACCTGTAAAATAA
- a CDS encoding NUDIX domain-containing protein: protein MPHIHTQPNQHDASVTMFIICMDGNQPQLLMHMHRKLGKLMPPGGHVELDETPWAAVSHELQEETGYRLTELDIMQPKLRMKSARDITVHPQPFASNTHAVTPEHFHTDLDYLFIARSKPSAPPAEGESTDFRWMSAADVAALDETQTYPNIQDFCAYVFEKLLPSDVWETVPATSYDTADTTAKFTSKEEL, encoded by the coding sequence ATGCCACATATTCACACGCAACCAAATCAGCACGATGCTAGCGTGACGATGTTTATCATATGTATGGACGGTAATCAGCCACAGTTGTTGATGCATATGCACCGCAAACTTGGTAAGTTGATGCCGCCGGGCGGGCATGTTGAGCTTGATGAAACGCCGTGGGCGGCGGTTAGCCACGAACTTCAAGAGGAGACGGGTTATCGGTTGACTGAATTAGATATCATGCAGCCGAAATTGCGTATGAAATCAGCACGTGACATTACGGTTCATCCGCAGCCATTCGCGAGCAATACGCATGCGGTGACGCCGGAGCATTTTCATACTGATTTAGATTACCTCTTTATCGCGCGATCAAAGCCGAGCGCGCCGCCTGCTGAGGGTGAATCAACCGACTTTCGTTGGATGAGTGCAGCAGATGTTGCAGCACTCGACGAGACGCAAACATATCCGAATATTCAGGATTTTTGCGCCTATGTGTTTGAAAAATTGTTGCCAAGCGACGTTTGGGAGACTGTGCCGGCGACGAGCTACGACACAGCAGATACCACCGCAAAGTTTACGAGTAAGGAGGAGCTATGA
- a CDS encoding nucleoside triphosphate pyrophosphohydrolase family protein: MTINDYSQQALRTLLGEHAYGEVDAKLMAQVLGLGGESGEVLEKFKKILRDKQGRISGSDRTAIVKELGDVLWYVNAIAHLVGSDLEEVARLNNEKLASRQYRGQLQGSGDDR; encoded by the coding sequence ATGACGATTAATGATTATTCGCAGCAAGCCCTTCGTACGCTACTGGGTGAACACGCTTATGGCGAGGTTGACGCTAAATTGATGGCGCAAGTATTGGGCTTGGGTGGTGAATCGGGCGAAGTGCTCGAAAAATTCAAGAAAATCTTGCGCGACAAACAAGGTAGGATCTCTGGTAGCGATCGCACGGCGATTGTCAAAGAGCTTGGCGACGTTCTTTGGTACGTTAATGCTATCGCTCATCTCGTTGGCTCAGACCTTGAGGAAGTTGCACGCCTTAATAATGAAAAACTTGCTAGTCGCCAGTACCGCGGTCAACTGCAGGGCAGTGGCGATGATCGCTGA
- a CDS encoding NAD(P)/FAD-dependent oxidoreductase, with protein sequence MAKKNHFDYDLIVIGSGAGGSAAATIAARANKRVAIIEEDTFGGDSPNWSDIPTKALLHAAHLYDEARHGTKFGLRSGTLSYNYPSLRAWKDLAVKRTGAAGNRKFYESHNIDTYAGHAQFLSPNEISINRKHISAGHFLIATGSRWIAPDIPGLTDIAYLTPRTMLETIRPPKSLYIIGADSIGVEIAQLMAIFGTKVYLAEIAARILPKEEEEVGRLLEPYLKDHKGVTALTQTRTVAIAKDGLGYRVSFLRGGVEKTIRVEEVLVAAGRVPNVDLGLENAHVEYDPTGIKTNEYLQTSARHIYAAGDVVGHAEHTHTALLESQIAAHNIFSKGQLAPDYTATPRVTFTMPSVASVGLTEDDCIKRDLKVNKALAPLTIVARANTSDFRDGFAKIIADKKGTILGATVVAPDAGEIIHELALAVRLGLSARDIANTQHAFLSWSEVVRVAASKLATS encoded by the coding sequence ATGGCTAAAAAAAATCATTTTGATTATGATCTTATCGTTATCGGCAGCGGCGCAGGCGGATCGGCGGCGGCCACTATCGCAGCGCGCGCCAATAAGCGCGTTGCTATCATTGAAGAGGATACTTTCGGTGGTGACTCGCCAAACTGGAGTGACATCCCAACAAAAGCCTTGTTACACGCAGCACATTTATATGACGAAGCGCGACACGGCACAAAGTTTGGGCTGCGTTCCGGTACACTGAGCTATAATTATCCGAGCCTACGCGCCTGGAAAGATTTAGCAGTCAAGCGCACTGGTGCCGCTGGCAATCGTAAATTTTACGAGTCGCACAATATTGATACCTACGCCGGGCACGCGCAATTTTTGTCGCCAAACGAGATCTCCATCAATCGCAAGCATATCAGCGCCGGACATTTCTTAATCGCGACTGGCTCGCGTTGGATTGCACCAGACATTCCAGGACTAACTGATATTGCATACCTGACGCCGCGAACAATGCTTGAAACAATCCGTCCACCAAAAAGTTTATACATTATTGGTGCAGATTCTATTGGCGTAGAGATTGCGCAGCTAATGGCGATTTTCGGTACGAAAGTATACTTAGCAGAGATCGCGGCACGTATCTTGCCGAAAGAGGAAGAGGAAGTCGGCAGACTGCTTGAGCCCTACCTGAAAGACCATAAGGGTGTCACAGCGCTCACGCAGACCCGCACCGTTGCTATCGCGAAAGATGGACTTGGATACCGCGTTAGCTTTCTGCGTGGCGGCGTCGAAAAAACGATTCGCGTTGAAGAGGTTTTAGTGGCTGCAGGACGCGTACCAAATGTTGACTTAGGTCTCGAAAACGCACACGTTGAATATGACCCGACCGGCATAAAAACAAATGAATATTTACAAACGAGCGCTCGACATATTTACGCTGCGGGCGACGTCGTCGGGCATGCCGAACACACGCATACTGCCCTGTTGGAGTCACAAATCGCAGCGCACAATATATTCAGCAAAGGTCAGCTTGCACCGGATTATACCGCTACGCCACGCGTCACTTTCACGATGCCGAGTGTTGCATCAGTCGGGCTAACCGAAGACGATTGTATCAAGCGCGACCTGAAGGTCAATAAAGCCTTGGCACCGCTCACCATCGTCGCGCGCGCCAATACCAGCGATTTCCGTGATGGATTCGCCAAAATTATTGCCGACAAGAAAGGTACCATCTTGGGTGCAACTGTCGTCGCACCGGACGCGGGCGAAATTATTCATGAGCTAGCCCTTGCCGTTCGACTCGGATTATCCGCACGTGATATAGCCAACACACAGCATGCATTTCTCAGTTGGAGCGAAGTTGTACGTGTCGCTGCGAGTAAATTAGCGACCAGCTAG
- the tilS gene encoding tRNA lysidine(34) synthetase TilS: protein MKARSSGNHILAVSGGVDSVVMLDMAHCRYGAARLIVAHFDHGIRPESAADARFAAALATRYGCVFRTQRAELGARAGEDAARRARYDFLYAAARDFQADIWLAHHQEDAVESVAVNLTRGTGWRGLAVMDRPGLYRPLLHMTKREIYAYACRYRLEWVEDESNQEDSYLRNRLRRKISKLLSNDDQARIVQLRNKQIAIKHKMIAETASLLPNTRQARYFLTQIPRAIAEEMVRIVIERETGVLVARPHAARALAAIQTLRIGAVHQVADGVYLTMTKKGFTIGRQA from the coding sequence GTGAAAGCAAGAAGCAGCGGCAACCATATCTTAGCGGTGAGCGGCGGCGTTGATTCGGTGGTAATGCTCGATATGGCGCACTGTCGCTACGGTGCAGCGCGGCTGATCGTGGCGCATTTCGACCACGGTATCCGTCCGGAATCGGCAGCGGATGCGCGGTTTGCGGCAGCGCTGGCGACACGATACGGCTGTGTATTTCGGACGCAGCGGGCGGAGCTGGGCGCGCGTGCGGGAGAGGATGCAGCGCGGCGGGCGCGGTATGATTTTTTGTACGCTGCGGCGCGGGATTTTCAGGCTGATATTTGGCTTGCGCACCATCAAGAAGACGCGGTGGAGTCAGTGGCGGTGAATCTGACGCGCGGCACGGGCTGGCGCGGGCTGGCGGTGATGGATCGTCCGGGGCTGTATCGCCCGTTGCTGCACATGACGAAGCGGGAAATTTACGCGTACGCATGCCGGTATCGCTTGGAATGGGTTGAAGATGAGAGTAATCAAGAAGATAGTTATTTGCGGAATCGCTTACGTCGCAAAATATCAAAATTGTTATCAAATGACGACCAGGCGCGTATCGTACAGCTGCGCAACAAACAGATTGCCATAAAGCATAAAATGATTGCCGAAACGGCTTCCCTATTGCCGAATACGCGGCAGGCGCGTTATTTTTTGACGCAAATTCCGCGCGCTATCGCCGAAGAGATGGTACGGATCGTCATTGAGCGGGAAACGGGCGTACTGGTGGCGCGCCCGCATGCTGCGCGGGCGCTTGCAGCGATTCAGACGCTGCGTATTGGCGCAGTCCACCAGGTGGCGGATGGCGTATATCTAACGATGACGAAAAAAGGGTTCACGATTGGGCGGCAAGCGTAA